The following DNA comes from Hordeum vulgare subsp. vulgare chromosome 3H, MorexV3_pseudomolecules_assembly, whole genome shotgun sequence.
ACATGACGATAATTAAaataaacaagcaacacacatcaACAATGCtcaaatgatgatgaagaaagCTAAAAGATGTCATGTTGTATACTCGCATCTTCTTCCCTAGTAGgcagcaacaacatcagcaaatAATTTTGTGCCACAAACATCAACAAGCAGCAAATCAACAATATCAACAAGCAATTTATCCAACAAGTAGCATCCTTAGCAAACACTTTTATCCAACTATTACATCAGTatatgcaattaagaatcataataatcagaggtgactcaaatacttttcatgaataatctgaacataaacccacaattcatcggatcccaacaaatacaccatacatagtgattacatcagatagatcaaagcgaagatgcgatgaacatggtattgatgatcataagagagagaaattgccatctaggtactgtctacggacccgtaggtttatggtgaactactcacacatcatggtgagggcagcaaggttgatgtagaagccctccgtgattgatatcCCCTGCGGCAGATCGCCGGAATGGAGGTTTAGATGGCCTTCCGtcggaacacagacttgcggcggcagaaaaaaaGTTACGGGAGTgccttagggtttttggaatatttatgaatttataggTCAGAGAGGGACGTCGAGAGGCAtccgggggggccacaagccatcagggcgtgaccAAGCCCTGGGCCCCTCCCTGTTTGGCTAATGTGTGGCCTCTCGTCCACTTCCGatgcttgcaggtcttcatataatctagaaaaaatcatattaaagtttcgagacatttggacttcgtttggtagggtaaacctgcaaagcaaagaacacgcagaaaacaggaactagcactggacactgctcaaaaatattataaattggtatataaatgcccaaaaattatcctagaatgataatatattagcgtggaacaatcaaaatttacagatacgttggacacaTATCACTAGTCTAGATCCCgctaggagtaacgaccaccggcgggtgcatcttgggtgttacaagttggtatcagaggcgACCCTTGTCGCTACACGGATGTTTGCCGACAGGTGCGcgatcatgttgttcatgatgtttgtggcccgtcgtggcacacggcatggcacatgtactgcATTGGACGCACAGGCGTATGTAGCAAGAGGGAACGTTCCTGtgacccgacgaggacgtcggttcctctgagtggggtgtatgtgatagcctcgcTTAATAGGAATGGTAGAGtaatcatatcaataaggaattccttcttttccggaagCCCATTCGAATAGAACGAGTCCGTGACTAAGGGGACCTCGAGCGGTCGGCCCATCTCTTACAGCCCGACCTAATGGGCCATGTTATTAAAGACCGTATTGCGTGACAGCCTCATTTTCAGGAAGCAAAGCTCCAAAGACTGGCGTGTCATCCAATGTAAGTAGGATAGATTGGCGCATCTGCCCCGGGCtagaggtcggttgtatgtaaccctaggaacccagagggtttcatccgcataggcaagttgactcatctagggttttagctcatacgatctcgaggtagatcaactctctaATCCTCATCCACATcattataatcaagcaggacgtagggttttacctcctcaagagggcccgaacctgggtaaacattgtctccttcATCCCCTGTAACCCATCGATTCAAGatccacagctcgggaccccctacccgtgaTCCgctagttttgacaccgacaccaggttccgcctcgagacagcgGCGCTTCGTACCGAAATTCCCCCCTTAATtttttcatggtaaaagagattttATATTAGAAGATGATCACAAGAGGTGGGCCAGGTGGCTCACTAGACATCCGGTCACGCCAGGGGGGCCTAGCACGCCCTGGTGTCTAATGGGTGCCTAGTGCcccccctccagtacttcttcaCTCTAGtatctttttatttattataaaataaatctctataatttttcagcccaattggagatgtgcaaaataggtatATGTGACTTAGCTTTTTCAGGTTCAGAATTCcatctaccggcattctcccacttgatgtaaatcttgcatattatgagataaaaggcattaggattactccaccaagtggcaagatgcataaaacactataaataacaataacaaaacatgatgcaaaatggacatatcaagtcTCTctatcggagagcaaaagggcctctgcccaggttttcgcctcgagacggtggcgcttcgtACCGAAAGTATGCTTATGATTTTTCGAGGTCAAAATacaacatataggagaagagggggctcGGGAGGCCTTTTGCCCCcccacgaggcaacagggcgcgcccagggggtggatTTGAGGTTTTCGATCTAGATTTGAGTGCAAGAGAAATTGAGATTGGGGGTTAATCTTACACAATAGTCTCACATCTTAGCCCTGTCGGCCCTGGAGGTGGTTGGAGCGATGGGTGACCTTGGCCTTGTTCTTTTCCTCGACCTGCAccaccttctcttcttcctcgttgGTGTCCAACTCGATTGGCATGCTTCAGTGTGCTGGTTCCGACGCCCATACAACCATAGCCACCACatcttcttcttccacctccatcgCCACCGTTTCTTGTTCCTCCTCCAGCAGCTCCACATTCCATGTTATGAAGTACATTGCGGCACGATGGTCATGAGGACGCCGGTACTCTGTGTACTCGGCCCACTTTGCCCTTTGTCAAGCGTCACCGGAGTCGGCTTGGGTCATGGCCCGGGGAAGTATGTCGACTGACATAGCGTCCTTCGCTGGGTCAGGGATCAACGTCTTTAACTCCTCCGACGTCGCCTTCTTCACCGCATCGCGCGACTCTTTGTGAAGGTCTTCCATGCTGCTGAAGTTTGAGCATAACTCCATGGCGTTCTCCATTGTGTAAGTGTGGGCAAGTCCTAAGCTCCAGCCTCAATCAATGTTTCCTTCCCATCTTGAGAGAAGGTGTCCCCGAGAGCAAGATACGCTGAGTTAGCCTTTCGTGTAGATTTTGGAATTTATCATTGTGCACCAGCCCGTTCGAAGTCGGGAGGCCTAAATATTGTGCTTCAAAATCTTGGACTTGGATATGCAATTCCCATTGGATCTCTTGTTGGGTAATTTCTAGGCATGACACGTCGAACTGGATCAAGCACGTATGCCGATTTATTAGCTGGCCATTTGCACTCTCATAGTTATCACTGCCACCTTTGATGTATGTAGCTTGATAAAGGTTGGTCTTTGGATCTGGATGTAATTTCTATTACTTATAGTTTTTGTTGTACTACCATGATTGAAGATGAATAGATTGAATGTTTTTCTCGCAAAAAACGGTTGGCCTAGCTTAAAAACAACAAGATGtcgtggaggaagaaggtgggAAATTTTCACTCGCTTGGATTGCATGTGACACATCGAGTCAACGCAAACAACATTATAAGCAACCAAAAGAAACTTATATATTTATTTGCTAAATTGAATAAGATGTGAGCGAGTTGAGTTAgtgtttttattatttattatatACATAAAAACATGATAAAAATACAAAAGGGAGGAGAAAAATATGATGTGttctttttaaaataaaaataaaaaaactccctgcgtaaactaatataagagcgtttaaatTACTAAAGTAGTAttttaaatgctcttatattagtttacggagggagcagGATATATTCTGTGGACCTAGAAGCTGTcggattttattttttatttttagcaaAAGAAGGTCGTATTTGTTTTTTTAAGAAGAGAATCAAGAAGCTGTCGGATAAGAGGAGCCCAGCCCGAGCCCAGCCCAGCAATCTGGCGGTTCCCAATCAGTCGCCGTCGATTCAGTTCGCGAGGCCGGGTCGAACGGAAGGAAACCCTAGCTGCCGTCGTCGTCGAAACCATCTTGTGGTTTGTTGGTAGCCATGGCGCTGCGGACCGTTGCCGCGAAGCTCAAGGCCCCCGTCGCCTCTCTCAAGCAGGCATGGGCGGTCTTCCGTCCTCAGGTTCGGCCCCCATCGCTCCTACCGCAATCTCTGACTGTCCTTTTATTTGACTCCAGTCGATCGATCCAATTGCCATGCTGCGTCCTCATCTTTGCCGGCCATCCGCGAATTTATCGCACGCTATCTTAGGGATCGATCGGGATTTGTATGGGGATTGATGGATGAATCGATAGGTTGCCGGCTCGATCGATTCGCCATGCTGCCTTCTTCCCTATCGTAGAAATTTCAGATTTTAATGGGGATACGCGAGCTTGCGGCACCACCTTCCTCTCGATTTGGATGGGCGATACGCGAGGAATTTACCTCCCGTTGCCCTAGGGATTGAGATTTATATGGGGATAGATGGATGAATCGATAGGTTGTTACCCATGCCTGCTCCAACTGACTTCTTTCGAATTGAGATTGCCATGCTGCCATCTTCCCTATCGTAGAGATTTGAGATTTTGATGTGGATACGCTAGCTCGCGGCACCTTTGTTGAAGGATTATCGATTTGGATGGGCGATACGCGACGAATTTACCTCTCGTTGCCGTAGGGATTTAGACCTGGATGAATCGATAGGTGGCCTTAGGGGCTGCAGAAGCAGACATATTTATACCTCTGTTTGCGCCAACTTTTTGTGTCTCATTTAGAGATCCAGTTGGAGTCTGGGATGAACACCATAACCAGTCTAGTTTTTTAGTGGGCAACTATGCGGTGACCACAATATGTTGCTGCCCTTACCCACTGGTTATACACATTGAAGCTTAAAAAAAGAAGGTTGCCTATACACATGCCGGCTTTTCTTTTCTTGGTAAAATTTTGTGGGAAACTTTTCTCTTTTTTAACCCATCCAAACATGCTCTAATTACCATATCTGATTTCGGACAAAGCATTGCAATCATTCACTATATTGTACTACTACTTGTTTTTTGAGGCTCGTCCAATCACGATTCGAATTAATCACTTTCTTTTGGAATCACTGCTATCTTTTGACAGTTTGTGCAATGCATGTGTAGGCTAAGCATCCTTTGGGGGGCCGGTATGTTGATATCCGGTAAGGCACTAAGCTGAGCCAACTTCCATTGACTTTTCTCGTTCATCTATTTGAGTTTATTTGTTCATTCTCATTATTTGCCCGGAGAGTTTATTTGTTTATTCTCAATATTAGCCAGGAAATGAAGGCCCTCGAGAGGGCCGTGTGGGTGAGCGAAATGAAGCAGACTTTGATTAGCATTGGCTTCATGAGTGCTTTTACTGGTGCGTTTGCCCATGTGCTTCATTCAGACTTAGCTGCCcgtgaggcggaggcggaggcggccctACGTGCGGGGCTTGATTCAGATGAAGATTCCAATGGTGGGACTGTCAATGCGGTTGGTACAAACAAAGACTAAGGAAGGTTCCCAAGGAACAGCATTTGGTTACCCTCGCTGTTATGTGTGTTGTTTTAActcgtgcctatgtattatactcTGTATGTGGCTTCGGCATCTACTCCTACGTACTGGCATGCAACCCTTCTGCACTGGGTAGTACTATTTGTGACTGGGTAGTTTATGACTTAATCCGAGTAATCTCCCTGATGTTATACTCCCTCTTCTCGTTCCCCGATCGTGATTCTGCAGCAACGG
Coding sequences within:
- the LOC123439298 gene encoding uncharacterized protein LOC123439298, whose protein sequence is MALRTVAAKLKAPVASLKQAWAVFRPQAKHPLGGRYVDIRQEMKALERAVWVSEMKQTLISIGFMSAFTGAFAHVLHSDLAAREAEAEAALRAGLDSDEDSNGGTVNAVGTNKD